A genomic stretch from Hemicordylus capensis ecotype Gifberg chromosome 1, rHemCap1.1.pri, whole genome shotgun sequence includes:
- the LOC128349989 gene encoding left-right determination factor 2-like — protein sequence MTVSLSWVVTCALFITATGNGFSQIGLRQILLEKLGLPELPNLQRTDLENLIIPESIKNKYVSLLKRHRVKRRALPSLAGILRGIPGNADISGDVLYSNTTRQSLVFDMEGRIPENSEVTMAELKLFKKPLERTHLPSRQSHRPVTNARVSVYWVQLQDNGTKRTSLIDSRLVPIMESGWRNFDVTQAVHFWLKTKKQGPMLLEIWIEGERLGSYASEMAKVVRFTSQDPLDKTLGKPELVLYTLNLEEYGGPGDCKEEILTEKTMCCRQEYYINFRELTWTQYWIIEPAGYQAYHCVGSCWQPKNLLRHFGYGERTCAVVESSPLPMMYLVKKGNYTEIEVAEFPNMIVEKCGCIMDNVAVV from the exons ATGACTGTGAGCCTGAGCTGGGTAGTAACTTGTGCCCTCTTCATAACTGCCACCGGCAATGGATTTAGCCAGATAGGACTCAGACAAATTTTGCTGGAGAAACTAGGACTTCCTGAACTCCCTAATCTTCAGAGGACAGACCTGGAGAATCTGATCATCCCAGAGAGTATAAAGAACAAATATGTGTCCCTGCTGAAGCGTCACCGAGTGAAACGGAGAGCCTTGCCAAGTCTAGCTGGAATCCTGAGAGGAATTCCCGGCAATGCAG ATATTTCAGGAGATGTTCTCTATTCGAACACCACCCGCCAGAGTCTTGTCTTCGATATGGAGGGCAGAATACCAGAAAACAGTGAAGTCACAATGGCTGAACTGAAACTTTTCAAAAAGCCCCTGGAGAGGACACATCTGCCCAGCAGGCAGTCTCATAGGCCGGTTACGAATGCCAGGGTGAGCGTTTACTGGGTGCAGCTTCAAGACAATGGCACCAAACGGACTTCTTTGATTGACTCCAG GTTAGTTCCAATTATGGAGTCTGGCTGGAGGAATTTTGATGTCACTCAGGCTGTGCATTTCTGGCTaaaaaccaagaagcaagggccAATGCTCCTGGAGATTTGGATTGAAGGAGAAAGGTTAGGCAGTTATGCCTCTGAAATGGCAAAGGTTGTGCGCTTTACTTCTCAGGACCCTTTGGATAAAACTCTGGGCAAACCTGAATTGGTGCTTTACACTCTCAACCTGGAAGAATATGG AGGACCTGGAGACTGTAAAGAAGAAATCTTGACAGAGAAGACCATGTGCTGCCGGCAGGAATATTACATCAATTTCCGAGAGCTGACGTGGACTCAGTATTGGATTATTGAGCCAGCTGGCTACCAGGCTTACCACTGTGTAGgtagctgctggcagcccaagaaCTTGCTGCGCCATTTTGGCTATGGAGAGAGAACCTGTGCAGTGGTGGAGAGTTCTCCCCTTCCCATGATGTATCTTGTCAAGAAAGGAAACTATACAGAAATTGAGGTGGCAGAATTCCCTAATATGATTGTAGAAAAATGTGGCTGTATTATGGACAATGTAGCGGTGGTCTAG